The following are encoded together in the Lathyrus oleraceus cultivar Zhongwan6 chromosome 3, CAAS_Psat_ZW6_1.0, whole genome shotgun sequence genome:
- the LOC127129648 gene encoding small polypeptide DEVIL 3, which translates to MSDSDSNIRGSKKKVSCKKLGGYLKEQKGRLYIIRRCVVMLLCWHD; encoded by the coding sequence ATGAGTGATAGTGATTCAAATATTAGAGGCTCAAAGAAGAAGGTTTCATGCAAAAAGCTTGGAGGGTATCTCAAGGAACAAAAAGGAAGATTATACATTATTAGAAGATGTGTTGTTATGCTTCTTTGTTGGCATGACTAA